The following proteins come from a genomic window of Mycobacterium sp. DL:
- the tatA gene encoding Sec-independent protein translocase subunit TatA has translation MGGLQPWHWVIVIAVFVLLFGAKKLPDAARSLGKSMRIFKSEIKEMQADSKTETPTQISSERVVDPADAPTTQAATEPSSDKRPA, from the coding sequence TTGGGTGGTCTACAACCGTGGCACTGGGTCATCGTCATCGCAGTGTTCGTGCTGCTCTTCGGTGCGAAGAAGCTCCCCGACGCGGCGCGATCCCTGGGTAAATCGATGCGCATCTTCAAGTCCGAGATCAAGGAGATGCAGGCCGACTCCAAGACGGAGACGCCGACGCAGATCTCCTCGGAGCGGGTCGTCGACCCGGCCGACGCGCCCACCACACAGGCGGCCACCGAGCCGTCGTCGGACAAGCGCCCGGCCTGA
- a CDS encoding YafY family protein, producing MTAVSTRLVRLLNMVPYFQANPRITYAEAAIDLGVSVDQLRDDLNQLWMCGLPGYGPGDLIDFEFSGDTIEVTFTAGMDHPLRLTSPEATGVLVALRALLDVPGMVDPEAARSAIAKIESAAGQVGHGVEGGAVDEPAPAESEAAAAVRTAVRADQALAIDYYSASHDELSSRVVDPIRVVLIADHSYLEAWCRSAEGVRLFRLDRIVDARVLDEPSAPPPPAVQAGPDTSLFDPDTADPSLPTATLLVEPSAAWMFDYYPLRVVREFPDGSCEATMTYASDQWMARFILGFGSAVRVREPQQLVERVRKSAVAALEAYRVGTESSGG from the coding sequence ATGACCGCAGTCAGTACGCGGCTGGTGCGGCTGCTGAACATGGTTCCGTACTTCCAGGCGAACCCGAGAATCACCTACGCCGAGGCGGCGATCGACCTCGGCGTCAGCGTCGACCAACTCCGCGACGACCTCAACCAGCTGTGGATGTGCGGTCTGCCCGGGTACGGGCCCGGCGACCTGATCGACTTCGAGTTCTCAGGTGACACCATCGAGGTCACGTTCACCGCGGGCATGGACCATCCGCTCCGGTTGACCTCGCCGGAGGCCACCGGGGTGCTGGTCGCGTTGCGTGCGCTGCTGGACGTGCCGGGAATGGTGGATCCCGAAGCGGCGCGCAGCGCGATCGCCAAGATCGAATCCGCGGCCGGCCAGGTCGGTCACGGTGTCGAAGGCGGCGCGGTCGACGAACCCGCACCGGCCGAGAGTGAGGCCGCCGCGGCGGTGCGGACCGCGGTGCGCGCCGATCAGGCGCTGGCGATCGACTACTACTCGGCATCGCACGACGAGCTGTCCAGTCGGGTGGTGGACCCGATACGTGTCGTCCTGATCGCCGATCACAGTTATCTCGAGGCGTGGTGCCGCTCGGCCGAGGGCGTTCGACTGTTCCGGCTCGATCGGATCGTCGATGCCAGGGTGCTCGACGAGCCGTCGGCGCCGCCGCCCCCCGCAGTGCAGGCCGGCCCGGACACCTCACTCTTCGACCCGGACACCGCGGACCCGAGCCTGCCCACGGCGACACTTCTTGTCGAACCGTCGGCGGCGTGGATGTTCGACTACTACCCGCTGCGGGTGGTGCGGGAGTTCCCCGACGGTTCGTGCGAAGCGACGATGACCTACGCCTCCGATCAGTGGATGGCCCGCTTCATCCTGGGATTCGGCTCGGCGGTGCGGGTGCGCGAGCCCCAGCAGCTCGTCGAGCGCGTCCGCAAGTCCGCCGTCGCTGCGCTCGAGGCCTATCGGGTCGGTACCGAGTCCTCGGGCGGGTAG
- a CDS encoding YafY family protein: protein MGISKVERLMNLVIALLSTRAFITADRIRETVYGYSGDASDEAFSRMFERDKNELRDLGIPLETGRVSQTDPTEGYRISREAYALPAVELTADEAAAVAVATQLWESPELITATQGALLKLRAAGVDVYAPDGDVTITSTAALPGLRGSEEVLGILLSAIDSGHVVQFPHRSSRTEPYATRTVEPWGVVTDRGRWYLVGHDRDRGAVRTFRLSRIGAEVTPIGEPGAVSRPPGLNLREIVDRVVGDWPTAGQAKVWVAEGRATALRRRATVVGSYTLGGRAGEEITLDIDMFDRAAREIASYGADAVALEPPSLREEVVARLQAQAAVGSEARA from the coding sequence GTGGGGATCTCCAAAGTCGAACGGCTGATGAACCTTGTCATCGCGCTGCTGTCCACGCGGGCGTTCATCACCGCCGACCGGATACGCGAAACCGTCTACGGATACTCCGGTGACGCCAGCGACGAGGCGTTCTCGCGGATGTTCGAGCGCGACAAGAACGAACTGCGTGATCTCGGCATCCCGCTGGAGACCGGGCGGGTGTCGCAGACCGACCCGACCGAGGGCTACCGCATCAGCCGCGAGGCCTACGCGCTGCCCGCCGTGGAGCTGACCGCCGACGAAGCGGCCGCGGTGGCGGTGGCGACACAGCTGTGGGAATCGCCGGAACTCATCACCGCGACGCAGGGTGCGCTGCTGAAGCTGCGGGCGGCCGGAGTCGACGTGTACGCGCCCGATGGCGACGTCACGATCACCTCCACCGCCGCGCTCCCCGGGCTGCGGGGCTCCGAGGAGGTCCTCGGAATCCTGTTGTCCGCCATCGACTCCGGCCATGTGGTGCAGTTTCCGCACCGCTCGTCGCGCACCGAGCCGTACGCCACCCGCACGGTGGAGCCCTGGGGCGTGGTCACCGACAGAGGTCGCTGGTACCTGGTCGGCCACGATCGTGATCGTGGCGCCGTTCGCACCTTCCGGCTCTCGCGGATCGGTGCGGAGGTGACGCCGATCGGTGAGCCGGGCGCGGTGAGCAGGCCGCCCGGACTGAACCTGCGCGAGATCGTGGACCGGGTCGTCGGTGACTGGCCGACGGCCGGGCAGGCCAAGGTCTGGGTCGCCGAGGGCCGGGCCACCGCGTTGCGCCGGCGGGCCACCGTGGTGGGGTCGTACACCCTGGGCGGTCGCGCAGGGGAGGAGATCACCCTCGACATCGACATGTTCGACCGGGCGGCACGCGAGATCGCCAGCTACGGAGCCGATGCGGTGGCGTTGGAGCCGCCCTCGCTGCGTGAGGAGGTCGTGGCGCGGTTGCAGGCGCAGGCGGCGGTGGGCAGCGAGGCTCGCGCGTGA
- a CDS encoding class I SAM-dependent methyltransferase, whose protein sequence is MSSRWQQSDVPRGQDYDARWKRLAESGAGVHGEADLIESLLRESGGNRVLDAGCGTGRVAIELAARGFSVVGLDLDPTMLDTARAKAPELTWIEADLADAGSHLDGTFDMVALPGNVMIFVERGTEGRVVDELAALLAPDGLLVAGFQLRTGRLTVDRYDELTAAAGLTLVDRWATWDREPFTGGDYAVSVHRAGTTG, encoded by the coding sequence ATGAGTAGTCGATGGCAGCAGTCCGACGTGCCCCGCGGGCAGGACTACGACGCCCGCTGGAAACGCCTCGCCGAGTCCGGTGCCGGCGTCCACGGCGAGGCCGACCTCATCGAATCCCTGCTCCGCGAGTCCGGCGGCAACCGGGTACTCGATGCCGGATGCGGGACGGGCAGGGTCGCGATCGAACTGGCCGCCCGCGGTTTCTCGGTGGTCGGGCTCGATCTGGACCCGACGATGCTGGACACCGCCCGCGCCAAGGCACCTGAGCTGACCTGGATCGAGGCCGACCTCGCCGATGCCGGTTCGCACCTGGACGGGACGTTCGACATGGTGGCGCTGCCGGGCAACGTGATGATCTTCGTCGAACGGGGAACCGAAGGTCGGGTGGTCGACGAGCTCGCGGCCCTGCTGGCGCCCGACGGGCTCCTGGTCGCAGGTTTCCAGCTGCGTACCGGCCGGCTGACGGTGGATCGCTACGACGAACTGACCGCGGCCGCGGGCCTGACGCTGGTGGACCGTTGGGCCACCTGGGACCGCGAGCCGTTCACCGGTGGCGACTACGCGGTGTCGGTGCACCGCGCGGGCACCACCGGCTGA
- the pafA gene encoding Pup--protein ligase, giving the protein MQRRIMGIETEFGVTCTFHGHRRLSPDEVARYLFRRVVSWGRSSNVFLRNGARLYLDVGSHPEYATAECDSLIQLVTHDRAGERVLEDLLIDAEQRLADEGIGGDIYLFKNNTDSAGNSYGCHENYLIVRAGEFSRISDVLLPFLVTRQLICGAGKVLQTPKAATFCLSQRAEHIWEGVSSATTRSRPIINTRDEPHADAEKYRRLHVIVGDSNMSESTTMLKVGSASLVLEMIEAGVAFRDFSLDNPIRAIREVSHDLTGRRPVRLAGGRQASALDIQREYYSRAVDYLQTREANAQISQVVELWGRQLDAVESQDFAKVDTEIDWVIKRKLFQRYQDRYNMELSDPKISQLDLAYHDIKRGRGVFDLLQRKGLAARITTDEEIDAAVNTPPQTTRAKLRGEFISAAQEAGRDFTVDWVHLKLNDQAQRTVLCKDPFRSVDERVKRLIASM; this is encoded by the coding sequence GTGCAGCGACGAATCATGGGGATCGAGACCGAATTCGGCGTGACCTGCACGTTCCATGGCCACCGCCGGCTCAGTCCCGACGAAGTCGCCCGCTATCTGTTCCGGCGGGTCGTGTCCTGGGGCCGTAGCAGCAACGTCTTCCTCCGTAACGGTGCGCGTCTGTACCTCGACGTGGGCAGCCACCCCGAGTACGCGACCGCCGAATGTGACAGCCTCATCCAGTTGGTGACCCACGACCGCGCGGGCGAACGGGTGCTCGAAGACCTGTTGATCGACGCCGAGCAGCGCCTCGCCGACGAAGGTATCGGCGGTGACATCTACCTGTTCAAGAACAACACCGACTCTGCGGGCAACTCGTACGGCTGCCACGAGAACTATCTGATCGTGCGCGCCGGGGAGTTCTCGCGTATCTCCGATGTGCTGCTCCCATTCCTGGTCACCCGCCAGCTCATCTGCGGCGCGGGAAAGGTGCTGCAGACCCCGAAGGCGGCGACGTTCTGCCTGTCCCAGCGGGCCGAGCACATCTGGGAGGGCGTGTCGAGCGCGACCACCCGCTCGCGGCCGATCATCAACACCCGCGACGAGCCGCACGCCGACGCCGAGAAGTACCGGCGCCTGCACGTCATCGTCGGCGACTCCAACATGAGCGAGTCCACCACGATGCTCAAGGTGGGGTCGGCGTCTCTGGTGCTGGAGATGATCGAGGCCGGCGTCGCGTTCCGTGACTTCTCGCTGGACAACCCGATCCGCGCGATCCGCGAGGTCAGCCACGATCTGACAGGACGGCGTCCGGTGCGGTTGGCCGGGGGCCGGCAGGCCAGCGCGCTGGACATCCAGCGTGAGTACTACTCCCGCGCGGTCGACTACCTGCAGACCCGGGAGGCGAACGCGCAGATCTCCCAGGTCGTCGAGCTGTGGGGTCGGCAACTCGACGCGGTGGAGAGCCAGGACTTCGCCAAGGTCGACACCGAGATCGACTGGGTGATCAAGCGCAAGCTGTTCCAGCGTTATCAGGACCGCTACAACATGGAGCTGTCCGACCCGAAGATCAGCCAGCTCGACTTGGCCTACCACGACATCAAGCGTGGTCGCGGCGTGTTCGACCTGCTGCAGCGCAAGGGCCTGGCGGCGCGGATCACCACCGACGAGGAGATCGACGCTGCGGTGAACACACCGCCGCAGACCACCAGGGCCAAGCTGCGCGGCGAGTTCATCAGCGCCGCGCAGGAAGCCGGCCGCGACTTCACCGTCGACTGGGTGCACCTCAAGCTCAACGATCAGGCGCAGCGGACCGTGTTGTGCAAGGACCCGTTCCGGTCGGTCGACGAACGGGTGAAGCGGCTCATCGCCAGCATGTGA
- a CDS encoding alpha/beta hydrolase has translation MTRPTVSQAEAWRPEALLRLADAWDSVARRLSDHVDGVTAAIEGSREFWTGAAGDAARRHAQHIAAGSTAAARRLVTAAVAARDGADQLAAARSEVLGWTGEARADGYSVADDGTVTVGSDPSTLLVHLAGGSEAVADELMQARAAELSARLTGALDRLSTADADAASDIADAFGGHRATPPAATVPAGAWPVQAAEVVDGWPSMSQDRIAAQIAAMTPVQRAHLTTAFPRQVGNTDGVPWAMRVAANRINIAEAIVAESGHDAASQRRIMVYRSLLGEIDDPAGAGGRIRRQILAFDPHRASLVELNGDLAAAHSVAVLVPGVNTTIEASAANTATARRFVSGTGGEVAVITYLGGPFPQVRDPAGVLLNAADPRYALDMAPRLVAFTEDVERVVPDGVPVTVIGHSYGGSIVGTAESLGLTSDRTLFLAAAGAGVGVDDPDDWHNRNPHVLRFSMTPPGDFIELVQGIPGGPHGADPDRVDSVIPLRTGHYDDGRPVSGWEAHTGMLNRPSDSWRTILAVITGDSQTLRRATAGAPR, from the coding sequence GTGACCCGGCCCACCGTCTCGCAGGCCGAGGCGTGGCGACCTGAAGCCCTACTTCGGCTCGCCGATGCCTGGGACAGCGTCGCCCGCCGACTGTCCGACCATGTCGACGGTGTCACTGCTGCCATCGAGGGCAGCCGCGAGTTCTGGACCGGGGCCGCCGGTGACGCCGCGCGCCGGCACGCCCAGCACATCGCCGCCGGTTCGACCGCGGCGGCGCGCCGCCTGGTGACCGCGGCGGTGGCCGCCCGCGACGGCGCCGACCAACTGGCGGCGGCGCGCTCCGAGGTGCTGGGCTGGACCGGCGAAGCCCGCGCCGACGGCTACTCCGTCGCCGACGACGGGACGGTCACGGTCGGCTCGGATCCGTCGACGCTGCTCGTGCACCTCGCCGGCGGGAGCGAGGCGGTGGCCGACGAGTTGATGCAAGCCCGTGCCGCGGAACTGAGCGCGCGGCTCACCGGGGCGCTCGACCGGCTGAGCACGGCCGATGCCGACGCCGCGAGCGACATCGCCGACGCATTCGGCGGGCACCGCGCGACGCCGCCCGCAGCGACGGTTCCCGCCGGAGCGTGGCCGGTGCAGGCCGCCGAAGTGGTCGACGGTTGGCCCTCGATGAGCCAGGACCGGATCGCCGCACAGATCGCCGCGATGACGCCGGTGCAGCGCGCGCACCTGACCACCGCGTTCCCCCGGCAGGTAGGCAATACCGACGGCGTTCCCTGGGCCATGAGGGTCGCCGCCAACCGGATCAACATCGCCGAGGCGATCGTCGCCGAGTCCGGACACGACGCGGCGTCCCAGCGCCGGATCATGGTCTACCGCAGCCTGCTCGGTGAGATCGACGACCCGGCCGGGGCCGGTGGCCGGATCCGGCGTCAGATCCTCGCGTTCGACCCGCACCGCGCGTCGCTGGTCGAACTCAACGGTGATCTTGCGGCGGCACACAGCGTTGCAGTGCTGGTTCCCGGAGTGAACACCACGATCGAGGCATCGGCGGCCAACACCGCCACCGCCCGCAGATTCGTCTCAGGCACCGGAGGCGAGGTCGCCGTGATCACCTATCTCGGTGGACCTTTCCCGCAGGTTCGTGATCCCGCAGGCGTACTTCTCAACGCCGCCGATCCGCGCTATGCCCTCGACATGGCGCCCCGACTGGTGGCGTTCACCGAGGACGTCGAACGTGTGGTGCCCGACGGCGTCCCCGTGACGGTGATCGGGCATTCCTACGGCGGCTCGATCGTGGGGACTGCCGAGTCGCTCGGCCTGACGTCGGACCGCACGCTGTTCCTGGCTGCTGCGGGCGCCGGCGTCGGCGTCGACGACCCCGACGACTGGCACAACCGAAATCCTCACGTGCTGAGGTTCTCGATGACCCCACCCGGGGATTTCATCGAGCTCGTGCAGGGCATCCCCGGCGGTCCGCACGGAGCGGATCCGGACCGCGTCGACAGTGTGATCCCTTTGCGCACTGGACATTACGACGATGGGCGGCCGGTGTCGGGCTGGGAAGCACACACCGGCATGCTCAACCGCCCGTCCGATTCGTGGCGCACGATCCTGGCGGTCATCACCGGGGATTCACAGACCCTGCGCCGCGCAACGGCCGGCGCGCCACGTTGA
- a CDS encoding IclR family transcriptional regulator, giving the protein MVSRDTSPAVQSVDRALQVLEILAEMSQAGVTEIADRLGVHKSTVSRLIAALEARGFVDQVSERGKYQLGFAVTRLARAASAQLDMVKVSQDICDELSVEVGETANLAVLDADRIVNVVEAIGPSEITLRTWVGQSCPAYATSSGKVLLSGLDPAEVRNRLGSALESFTDGTVSSPDDLERDLTAVRERGWASVTEELEVGLNAVAAPVYDAHSQVIAALSVSGPSYRLGVERFEEVAKLTIAAADAISRRLGWIARD; this is encoded by the coding sequence ATGGTCAGCCGCGATACCTCACCCGCCGTACAGTCCGTCGACCGAGCGCTTCAGGTCCTGGAGATCCTGGCCGAGATGAGCCAGGCGGGGGTCACCGAGATCGCCGACCGGCTCGGTGTGCACAAATCGACGGTGTCACGGCTGATCGCGGCGTTGGAGGCCCGCGGGTTCGTCGATCAGGTCTCCGAGCGGGGTAAGTACCAGCTGGGATTCGCCGTCACCCGGCTCGCACGTGCCGCAAGCGCCCAGCTGGACATGGTCAAGGTCAGTCAGGACATCTGCGACGAGCTCAGTGTCGAGGTGGGGGAGACTGCCAACCTGGCGGTGCTCGACGCCGATCGCATCGTCAACGTCGTCGAGGCCATCGGCCCGTCGGAGATCACGCTGCGCACCTGGGTCGGTCAGAGCTGCCCGGCGTATGCGACCTCCAGCGGCAAGGTGTTGCTGTCCGGATTGGACCCCGCCGAGGTGCGCAACCGGCTGGGGTCTGCGCTGGAATCGTTCACCGACGGCACGGTTTCCAGTCCCGACGACCTCGAGCGGGACTTGACCGCGGTACGCGAACGCGGGTGGGCGAGTGTGACCGAAGAACTCGAGGTCGGGCTGAACGCGGTCGCCGCGCCGGTCTACGACGCCCACTCCCAAGTGATTGCGGCGCTGAGTGTTTCGGGGCCCTCCTACCGCCTGGGAGTGGAGCGGTTCGAAGAGGTCGCGAAGCTGACCATCGCCGCTGCGGACGCGATCAGCCGGCGACTGGGCTGGATCGCTCGCGACTGA
- a CDS encoding putative nucleotidyltransferase substrate binding domain-containing protein translates to MPTSSERPDRSDLPAFLAGHTPFQGSTESELADLADGASVEGFPADAVVADYATRVPDEIWMVRDGAVALRASGDGSLIDTVGPGGIFGYLPLLTGAGMDFEARTSAPSTLIRLPGALVRAQFAKPAGLAFLASSGWSGATAERPTIAPTIDSRPVAELVHGEVLMAEPSNSVRDVVIEMTARHVSYALIRLPDGRLGIFTDRDLRTRVVAAGLSVEVPIAEVMSAPARTVTADLTADSVLMEMLECGLRHMPVLTPRGEVLGVLEDADLLAASARQSFMLRRSIAQADDPAALQQVGRRVTGIAVDLFRNGTKATATSAILSVVIDSLVRRALELVLAQPVNAGLDGFAWLTLGSVARREAMPSSDVDSALSWRDDHADQAPRLRAVAAEVHTLLDGCGLPSDRNGAIAATARFSRSEADWRHAAQGWLQDPLRDRGLIFSSLLLDGRVVWGDPRLHSVAAAYQRVREEHPNALRLQLLNALSGRVRTRSLRDVLSRRGGTFDLKSHALTPIVNLARWGGLTAGLTSASTPTRLEAGAQAGAFSERDARTLGDVFAMLQRLRLAHQVEQVAAGHPPGDVITMSELSPLNRSLLGDGLREIAAVRRRVGNVGIHGV, encoded by the coding sequence GTGCCGACCTCATCAGAACGTCCTGACCGTTCCGATCTGCCGGCGTTCCTGGCCGGGCACACGCCGTTCCAGGGATCGACGGAGTCAGAGCTCGCCGACCTCGCCGACGGGGCCTCGGTAGAAGGGTTTCCGGCCGACGCCGTCGTCGCGGATTACGCGACGCGGGTACCCGACGAGATCTGGATGGTCCGCGACGGGGCGGTGGCGTTGCGCGCCAGCGGGGACGGTTCGCTGATCGACACCGTCGGCCCCGGCGGGATCTTCGGCTACCTGCCGCTGCTGACCGGGGCGGGAATGGACTTCGAGGCGCGCACGAGCGCACCGAGCACGTTGATCCGGCTTCCCGGCGCGCTGGTGCGAGCACAGTTCGCCAAGCCCGCCGGTCTGGCGTTCCTGGCGTCGTCGGGCTGGAGCGGCGCAACCGCGGAGCGCCCCACGATCGCGCCGACCATCGATAGCCGGCCCGTCGCCGAACTCGTCCACGGCGAGGTGCTGATGGCCGAGCCGTCGAATTCGGTGCGTGATGTCGTCATCGAGATGACCGCGCGTCACGTGTCGTATGCGCTGATCCGATTGCCCGACGGCCGCCTCGGCATCTTCACCGATCGTGACCTCCGCACCCGGGTGGTGGCCGCGGGTCTGTCGGTGGAGGTGCCCATCGCCGAGGTGATGAGCGCGCCCGCCCGAACGGTGACCGCCGACCTGACAGCGGACAGCGTCCTGATGGAGATGCTGGAGTGCGGTCTGCGGCACATGCCGGTGCTGACCCCGCGCGGAGAGGTGCTCGGTGTTCTCGAGGACGCCGACCTGCTGGCCGCGTCGGCGCGGCAGAGCTTCATGCTCCGCCGCTCGATCGCGCAGGCCGACGACCCAGCCGCACTGCAGCAGGTGGGCCGACGTGTCACCGGTATCGCCGTCGACCTGTTCCGCAACGGCACCAAGGCCACTGCGACGAGCGCGATCCTGTCTGTCGTCATCGACAGCCTGGTGCGGCGGGCACTGGAACTTGTTCTGGCACAGCCGGTCAACGCAGGGCTGGACGGCTTCGCCTGGCTGACGCTCGGCAGCGTGGCGCGTCGCGAGGCGATGCCGTCCTCCGACGTCGACAGCGCGCTGTCCTGGCGTGACGACCACGCCGATCAGGCCCCGCGGCTGCGTGCTGTGGCCGCCGAGGTGCACACCCTGCTCGACGGCTGCGGACTGCCGTCGGATCGCAACGGCGCGATCGCCGCCACGGCGCGGTTCTCCCGGTCGGAAGCGGACTGGCGGCATGCCGCGCAGGGATGGTTACAGGACCCGCTGCGCGATCGCGGGCTGATCTTCTCGTCCCTGCTCCTCGACGGAAGGGTCGTCTGGGGTGACCCGCGCCTGCACAGCGTGGCGGCCGCGTATCAGCGGGTCCGCGAAGAACATCCGAATGCGTTGCGGCTGCAGCTCCTCAACGCGTTGTCGGGCAGGGTGAGGACGAGGTCGCTGCGCGATGTGCTGTCGCGGCGCGGCGGCACCTTCGACCTGAAGAGCCACGCGCTGACACCGATCGTGAACCTCGCCCGCTGGGGCGGGCTGACCGCCGGACTGACCTCGGCGAGCACGCCGACCCGGCTGGAGGCCGGCGCGCAGGCCGGCGCCTTCAGCGAGCGCGACGCGCGCACGCTGGGTGATGTGTTCGCCATGCTGCAGCGGTTGCGGTTGGCCCACCAGGTCGAACAGGTCGCCGCGGGACACCCGCCGGGCGACGTCATCACCATGTCGGAGCTGTCGCCGCTCAACCGCAGCCTGCTCGGCGACGGCCTGCGCGAGATCGCGGCGGTGCGGCGCCGGGTCGGCAATGTCGGGATTCACGGCGTATAG
- a CDS encoding GMC oxidoreductase: protein MADAGTFDYVIAGGGTAGCVLAARLSEDPDVTVCLVEAGPSDVGDDAILALSEWMHLLDSGYDWDYPVEPQERGNSFMRHARAKVLGGCSSHNSCIAFHPPAECLDDWVQMGASGWGAAEILPLVERLTQTVLLQDVPPADPCGAAVLEAAAMVGLPTVKFNRGETVRNGAGWFQINAALEGARLTRMSSSHAFLHPILGTRRNLEIRTGCWVSEILFDESLRAGGIRYQRPDLTGYDTVVARREVILTAGAVDTPKLLMLSGIGPTAHLREIGIPVRVDSPGVGANLDDHVEGLVFWEAARPMVTESTQWWEIGLFTTVDEGLTQPDLMMHYGSVPFDMNTLRRGYPTTDNGFCLTPNVTQGRSRGTVRLRSRDFRDRARVDPRYFTDPDGYDERIMLAGVKLARRIAEQPPLAAWVGAELAPGPEATSDDELLDYIHKCHNTVYHPAATARMGAVNDPMAVLDPQLRVKGVSGLRVVDASAMPKLPSVNPNITVMTMAEKCADLIRTS from the coding sequence ATGGCTGACGCCGGGACCTTCGACTACGTGATCGCGGGCGGCGGCACCGCGGGCTGCGTGCTGGCCGCACGGTTGTCCGAGGACCCCGATGTCACGGTGTGCCTGGTCGAGGCCGGGCCGTCCGACGTCGGCGACGACGCCATCCTCGCGCTGTCCGAGTGGATGCACCTGCTCGACTCCGGTTACGACTGGGACTATCCCGTCGAACCCCAGGAACGTGGAAACTCGTTCATGCGCCACGCCAGAGCCAAGGTGCTCGGCGGGTGTTCGTCGCACAACTCGTGCATCGCGTTCCACCCTCCCGCCGAATGTCTGGACGACTGGGTGCAGATGGGCGCGTCGGGCTGGGGTGCAGCGGAGATACTGCCGCTGGTCGAGCGGCTCACCCAGACCGTGCTGCTGCAGGATGTCCCGCCCGCAGACCCCTGCGGCGCAGCGGTGTTGGAGGCCGCAGCGATGGTGGGCCTGCCCACCGTGAAGTTCAACCGGGGTGAGACGGTGCGCAACGGCGCCGGGTGGTTCCAGATCAACGCCGCGCTGGAGGGCGCCCGACTTACTCGGATGTCGTCGTCGCACGCTTTCCTCCATCCGATCCTCGGCACCCGCAGGAATCTGGAGATCCGCACAGGGTGCTGGGTTTCGGAGATTCTCTTCGACGAGTCCCTGCGGGCCGGTGGGATTCGCTACCAGCGGCCGGACCTGACCGGGTACGACACCGTGGTCGCCCGCCGCGAGGTGATCCTCACCGCCGGTGCCGTCGACACGCCGAAGCTGTTGATGCTCTCCGGCATCGGCCCCACCGCACATCTGCGCGAGATCGGCATCCCGGTGCGTGTCGATTCACCTGGAGTGGGGGCGAACCTCGACGACCACGTGGAGGGCCTGGTGTTCTGGGAGGCCGCCAGGCCGATGGTGACCGAGTCGACCCAGTGGTGGGAGATCGGGCTGTTCACCACAGTGGACGAGGGACTCACCCAGCCGGACCTGATGATGCACTACGGCAGCGTGCCCTTCGACATGAACACCCTGCGTCGTGGGTACCCCACGACGGACAACGGATTCTGTCTGACGCCCAACGTCACTCAGGGCCGATCACGCGGCACGGTGCGGTTGCGGTCCCGCGACTTCCGCGACCGCGCGCGGGTTGATCCGCGGTACTTCACCGACCCCGACGGCTACGACGAGCGGATCATGCTCGCCGGGGTGAAGCTGGCCCGACGCATCGCCGAGCAGCCGCCGCTTGCCGCCTGGGTGGGCGCAGAGCTGGCACCGGGTCCGGAGGCGACCTCCGATGACGAGCTGCTCGACTACATCCACAAATGCCACAACACCGTTTATCACCCTGCGGCGACCGCGCGAATGGGTGCGGTGAACGATCCGATGGCGGTGCTCGATCCGCAGCTTCGGGTCAAGGGCGTCTCGGGTCTGCGCGTGGTGGACGCCTCGGCCATGCCGAAGCTCCCATCGGTCAACCCCAACATCACGGTGATGACGATGGCGGAGAAGTGTGCCGACCTCATCAGAACGTCCTGA